CAATCTCATCTAAGGTACACCCATGCCTTGTgttctgttctgcctgggacaGGTTCCCGGCCCCAGTGACCATGATCTGGATATGTAGTTAGAAGGTGGATGCATTGATGGATGGGTTAAATTTGTACTCACTGAAAACTCTAGGATTAATCTGTCGAATTTGTCATTCAGAATAGTAAAAATAGTAATCTTTGTAATTAGTTGCTTTGGTACACTGAAGTGGGAGATCTGAATGAAACTGATCAAATGTGTCCAATTTCAGGAATTTCTGTGAATTACAATGTCAGGCAAGAAGTCAGGAAAAGCCCGGAGAATGGGCTCCACCCGCAAAGATTTGCGTGGTCTGGGCAGCCAGATGAGGGACAAAGAGGCAGACGTCTTTGCCACCCTGTCGGAGGAATCAAGGACCATGGAACATGAATCAGCAACCACAGGGGGAGAACCAAAGCCTATAGAGGAGGGATCAAGACCCATGGGAGAAGAATCATGGACCACAGGGGGAGAATCAAAGTGTACGGAGGACTCAATGGCTGTCGGGGTTGCATCTTGGTCCATGGAGAGAAACTCTGGGACCACAGAGGAGAAACGAGAGGTGGACTATAAACCAGAAGAAAGTTCCCTGTCAGAGAAAACAGCATCTTTGTTGGCACTCGCCCCATCACATGACCCTTACTCTGCTGACTCACCTCACCTGGAATCTCACAagatggagaaaaaaaagagaatgGGGTCCACTCGCAGAAAGCTTCCCACAGATTTGGAAGAACAGAGAAGGGAAGGGTGGGATGGTGCAGAGCAAGAGGAATGGCAAGGGGCTGCTAAGCATGCAGTGGACAAGCAAGCTGGAAGCAAGACAGCCCAACCATTAGGAGAGTTACACACAGAGCCACAAAAGGCTAGTGAGTGTCTGGAAGGAAGGGAAGAATCTACTATCACAGGAACACAGCATGCGATCCACATTTTAGAGGTGTCCACAATTGAGAACAAATCAGCTGATTCTCAGTTGTTCCCTCAAAGTATGTACAGTGAAGAAGCTCAAAAGAATAAACAATTACACTTAACCAATGAGAGCAATTTCATTATGAATTTAGACCAATCAGAAGGGAGGCTAACCGATGAAGACACCAGTGATAGAGACCTGCTCCTCAGAGAACTTCAATCAACAGACAGTGGTCAATTGGGCCATGCTGATGTTGCTCTACAGCTGCCaaaatcagaaaaaaacactgaacctGAGGACAACAAACATGAAATGACTCATTTTGAGCATAAAAAGAGGAAGATGGGCTCTACACGTAAGGGGGGGCGTGGCTTACAAATAAAAAGTGACAGGGAACAAGAGATTGATATTTTACCTGAGGAGATGCTAAGAAGCTCTGGAGACCTTGTGGACGTATGTGTGCTACAGGGCAAAGAGTCACAAGAGAAAAGCAGACTTGATGTGATACAGTATGTTAGCAAGGAACACGTAACAAAGGAAGGTTTGCTGGACATGGAGGAGAACGAGGAGGCAGAGGCGTTAACGAGAACCGATAGGGATAAAGAACAGGAGAAACACAAAATCACAAAAGAAACAAATGAGAAACATACAATATCAGGGTTTCTGGGCACAGATATGGTTGAGAAAGGGGAGACACAGGAAGCAACAGTAACAGATATTGTTGAAGACATTTTGGTAGACAtggaagggagggagagagatagATCAAGAGGCACAGGCATAGCTGAGGAAAATATGAAACCAGAGGTAAGAGAAACAGCAATTAGAGCTCCAGGATTAGGGGGAACTGGCATGGTTGACAGGGAGACAGAGGAGACAACAGGAACTAGAATTCTTGAATTTAACGAGACTCACAGACTTAGAGAAACACACGTATTAGAAGACAATGTGGCACAAGAGAACCGAGGAACAGATGGAGGACAAAGAGATGAGGCAGAGAAAGAGAGTGTAGCAGATGTCGTTCTGGAGGTAAATGTGATGAAATATGAAGGTGCAAGCAATGAGAAAGAGAGtacaaaagaggaagaaggagatGGTGCAGAGGCTAAAAAAACAGGAAAGAACTGGaggcaaacacagctgatgcagATTGACTTGAATATGTTAGAGTCATTTTCTTCGGAAAAGTATGAGCAAGAAGTTacagaaagagagaagaattCACCATTAGAGAACCCTTCAGTGGAGAGTtctttatttcatgatgaatccAAAACCTTTATTCCAGAGGAACAAGTAAAGTTCACTCCATTTGAGGATCTGCTGGAACCCTGTGAGAATAGCCAATTCTATAAATCAAGCCATATGGAAGCACCATCTACAGAagatgaaaacaaacaaaatgttataGTGCCCCAAGAATGGGAAAACTTAGGCAAAAACATTAAGACAGAATCAACTCATGGGAATGCCAGAAAAAATAAGAtggagaacagaagtacaggggCAGGTGATGATCAAAGTGTATTAGAAGAAATAAGAGCAGAAAAGGTAGATGTGAAgctggagagagaggagaaagggCAAGAAGAAAGTTGGGCCATCACTGAGGAACTGAACACCATCTTGAGGGACACAGGGGTATTAAAGGAACTTGATATACAGGAAGGTGATAAAAGCGTGGCAGAGCAGAAGCAAACTCCCCTGGTTGTGGAGGAGGTCAAAGGAGAACCAGAGGTAGATATGGTAGGAGGAATCAAGGAGAATAAATGGAAGTTGGCAGAAAagggagacataaaaatgaAAGGGACAAATATTGCAATGGAAGAGAGTGTAGCGGTCTCTCAGGAATTCTCCAAAACAGAAACCACAGACCGCAAAAAGGATGATTCTAGCTACATTTATGATCCTTTCCATAATGTGTCAGTAGATCCAATAGTAACCGAGAGGACTGCTGCCAATACCCTGTCATTGGAGATGAATCAAAAATCTGATGAGAGCTTTCAGAAAGAATCCACTCATAtgcagaaaaggaaaaaaatgggcTCTTCTCGCAAGGGAGGCAGGGGCCTACATAAGGAGACAGAAACGAGTAAAGGATTCAGCAAGATAGATGGGTTAGAAATCAGTGTGCAACAAGAGGAAAGAGAAGAGGAAAAGGCAACATTGGTAAAGCAAAATGTTATAAATGTGGTAATGGAGATGACAAAAGAGGAAACAAAAATCAGTATGGCAGAGGTGACATCAAAAAGCAAAGAGAAAGTCAAGATCACGAACGATAACAGCGGAGCTGAAGACTTTGAAAGCCAACAGAGTGTAACTGAGGATCCTACAGCAACTGAACAATTTGCCACTAATGTTGTAAAGGGCTTCGAACAGCATGAGGACTACTCAGACAGAGCATCCAGCAGGAGTGAGAAAAGAAGAAAGATGGGTACCTCTCACAGGAGAGGCAGGGAAAGGCTTAAAGAGAAGGAGATACAGGAAATGGCAGAGACTGAAGAGGAAACAATGGCTACAGACAATAAGGAATCTGCTACTGATGAAGTGATGAAATCAGTGCAAAATGAAGAGAGAGAATGTGGGAATGAGAAAGTAGAAAGGAAGAGTGGCAGTGGAAGTGGGAGCGACAAATCACTTACTTCCGTGGGCGTCATCCCAAATTTGCAGCGGCCCGAGAACTCGGCCATAACCACACAACAGGAATGTTCAGAGTCGCAAGACACATTTCTGCCAGCAGCAAGGAGAAAAATGGGATCCAGACGTCAGGGACAGGATAACCTGAGGAAGCGGGATGTGGGTCTGGAATGGTCCGAGGGCTGCACTGCAGAGGCACATATAAATACTGCTGCCCTTCTGCAGAGGATACAGGAAATTTTCCATCAGCCTGATGTTGAGGAGAAGGGTTGCATCACATGGGGAAATGTGCAGGTACCAATCTAGTAGGCTAATATATAACAATTGGATTGACTTTTTGACCATCagtgtttttaaatgaattattgTAATGGAATGTTACTCATTAGGAAACGCATCAATTACATTAGAAAACTTACATTCATTACTGTATTCACCTAAATCAAGTAAATGAAAATTATGGTTATATATGTGTGAGCTACGCCAGTGGAAAGAAGGTAAAATGCATCTTTGGCATTCACGATATGCGTCACAGGGaaaaatctttattaatgaCACATTATATTATAGCAAGCACTTCTAGATTTATGACTAGCTGCTGTCTTTCAGGGCCTGAGCCATGAGCTTGGTCTCAGCATTGAGGAACTTCACCAGGTGTTCCAGCAGCTGGATGGGGATCAGGACGGCCGGGTGACTCACCAGGACCTTACTGAAAGCCTTGGTGAGTCTTCACCATTTTATTAATCAATGTGGTGGACATATGCCCAGCAAGTCACTAGTGATTAGCACAGTAGTAAACGGTACAATTTGCTCAATTGCTGGAAAAACAATGAACACCATTATATGTGCCAAGTATAATACCCAGCACCTAAAAGCCGATTCTTTCACCCTTTTGTGCACAAAACAGAATCCTGCAAGCAAGAACAGTATTTCCAATTCAAGAGGGAATATTCTGGAACCCACAGCTTGGGGTAAGAGGGtgttgtggtgggggtgggctaGACATGTGTAAGTTGCTAGCTGTACATTTTGTAAAATTGTCATTGGCCTTGTTTAAAAAGTCCTATACATAATATTATAGTGTTAACATATTTCTATAGCTTTCAACAAATCATAGTTTTATTATATGAATACAAAAAACATCCcatttatgcatttttaaatcccccGAAGTGACTGAATTTAACACTCAGATACGTTACACCTGattcattgtttttatttacatttacattctaCTAATTcatctgatgcttttatccaaagtgacttacagtaaagAGAAGGATTACAATTCACGTGTGCCCCTTGCAGTCCTTTTCATGAAGCAGGGAAATGAAACGAGGTTGCATTTTAACTTTTGCATGTTTCTATTACATGCTTATTAATGGtctattttcagttttgctcatTTACAGCACAATTTAAATTTGTGTCTAGTTCCTAATTATGATATTTTCACAAATAAGTAAGAGAAAATATTGGTTGTGTTCATACCTGCATTGATTAATGTAAGCTCATGGGGGCtgcacttacacaaaaatgttctgagggcagaaggaaaaatgattggttcagagagataaccaatcagacagtAAATGAAGTGGGTTCAAGCAACTAGAGAAGGtggaaccaaccaatcagatgtctgaaTAGGCTGGAATTCAAATGAGAACCAGACCTTGATGTgtgtacatacacatacacatacaaacacacacacaccatgaccAGCTTCTCATTGGAATTTCAGTAAAGGTTTTACCCATGTTTTGTGTCCTTTGCTGCTTGGAATAAGTTGGATAAGGggtgggaagatggatggatatttctaTTTCCTGATGGGGTCAAAACTTATGCTGGTCTTTCTCTCTGCAGTACCTCAGGTGTCCACGGCAAAGCAGATTTTGGGGTCAAACCATCCATAAATGAGAACCTCCTGACTGGGTCAGGTCTCGCTCAGGCCGACCCCCACTTGAGAGAGGGGCAGGCACTCTGGGAGAAGAAGGGAACCCAGGCCAGGAGTGAGGATACAGGGTCGATAAGTAAGACACAGGAGAGTGAGGAGGCAGgggaaaaagaggaagaaaaggatgaggcagggagtaaggagcaggagagggaagAGGCAGGGGAAAAAGATGTGGAAACCGATGAGGCAGGGAgtaaggagcaggagagggaagAGGCAGAGGAAAAAGATGTGGAAACCGATGAGGCAGGGAgtaaggagcaggagagggaagAGGCAGAGGAAAAAGATGTGGAAACCGATGAGGCAGGGAgtaaggagcaggagagggaagAGGCAGAGGAAAAAGATGTGGAAACCGATGAGGCAGGGAgtaaggagcaggagagggaagaggcagaggaaaaagaggaagaaaaggatgaggcagggagtaaggagcaggagagggaagAGGCAGAGGAAAAAGATGTGGAAACCGATGAGGCAGGGAgtaaggagcaggagagggaagAGGCAGAGGAAAAAGATGTGGAAACCGATGAGGCAGGGAgtaaggagcaggagagggaagaggcagaggaaaaagaggaagaaaaggatgaggcagggagtaaggagcaggagagggaagAGGCAGAGGAAAAAGATGTGGAAACCGATGAGGCAGGGAgtaaggagcaggagagggaagaggcagaggaaaaagaggaagaaaaggatgaggcagggagtaaggagcaggagagggaagaggcagaggaaaaagatgtggaaaaggatgaggcagggagtaaggagcaggagagggaagAGGCAGAGGAAAAAGATGTGGAAACCGATGAGGCAGGGAgtaaggagcaggagagggaagAGGCAGAGGAAAAAGATGTGGAAACCGATGAGGCAGGGAgtaaggagcaggagagggaagaggcagaggaaaaagaggaagaaaaggatgaggcagggagtaaggagcaggagagggaagAGGCAGAGGAAAAAGATGTGGAAACCGATGAGGCAGGGAgtaaggagcaggagagggaagAGGCAGAGGAAAAAGATGTGGAAACCGATGAGGCAGGGAgtaaggagcaggagagggaagaggcagaggaaaaagaggaagaaaaggatgaggcagggagtaaggagcaggagagggaagAGGCAGAGGAAAAAGATGTGGAAACCGATGAGGCAGGGAgtaaggagcaggagagggaagaggcagaggaaaaagaggaagaaaaggatgaggcagggagtaaggagcaggagagggaagaggcagaggaaaaagatgtggaaaaggatgaggcagggagtaaggagcaggagagggaagaggcagaggaaaaagatgtggaaaaggatgaggcagggagtaaggagcaggagagggaagAGGCAGGGGAAAAAGATGTGGAAACCGATGAGGCAGGGAgtaaggagcaggagagggaagAGGCAGAGAAAAAAGATGTGGAAACCGATGAGGCAGGGAgtaaggagcaggagagggaagaggcagaggaaaaagaggaagaaaaggATGAGGCAGGGAGTAAGAAGCAGGAGAGGGAAGAGGCAGAGGGAAAAGAGGAAGAAAAGGATGAGGCAGGGAgtaaggagcaggagagggaagaggcagaggaaaaagaggaagaaaaggatgaggcagggagtaaggagcaggagagggaagAGGCAGGGGAAAAAGATGTGGAAACTGATGAGGCAGGGAgtaaggagcaggagagggaagAGGCAGGGGAAAAAGATGTGGAAACCGATGAGGCAGGGAgtaaggagcaggagagggaagaggcagaggaaaaagaggaagaaaaggATGAGGCAGGGAGTAAGAAGCAGGAGAGGGAAGAGGCAGAATcatggaataaaaaaaatgaaagtcaGAATACAGAATCCAAAAGTGAAGATTACAAGGCTGAGAAGGAAGAATTACTGAGTACTGGTCATGAACCTGAGGACACccatttaatgaatgaggaaggaGAACTGTTGAATAAAGATCAGGAGAGAAACTACACACAGTTTCTAAATCAGGAGCAGCAGAATGAGGGGTCCAAGGAACTGGATGAGGTCAGTGATGAAGCAGAGGGACTGAGGCAGTGTCAGGGAAGTAAAGAGGCAGAGATAATGAATGAGGACCAAGATAGTGGGAAAGCAGGTCTACTGCATAAGGACAGAGATATAAAGAAGGCAGAGTTAGCGAATAAAAATGAGGACAATGACCATATAAAGGTACTGAATGAGAAAGAAGAAAATATTATGGTGGAGCTATTGATTAAAAACCAGGGATGCAAGCAGGAAGAGTTATTAAGTATGGAAGAGAAGGGAGTGGAGGCAGAGTTTCTGAGTGAGGAACTTAACAATAAGGAGCAAGGGAATCAAGATACATACTGTGAGGAGGTAGAACCACTTAATGAGCATAGGGAGAGTGTGGTAAAGGATTCCCCAAATCAAAACCAGGATATGCGGATGACTATAAACCTATCAGGAGAAATGACACATGAAAAAGAAATAGTTATGTCAGTCAAACAGTTAGTGGACAATGAATCAAGCATCCAGGAAGAGAGTAAACAAAACGGTATGGATGCAGAGTTATTAAGTAAAGACCAGCAACAAAGGACGGCAGAGCTACTGAGTATGTACCAGGAAAGTGGGGAGGCAAAGACGATGTGCAAAGACCAGGGCAAGGAGGAAAGAGAGATACTGAGCAGATACCACGGGGCTGTGCAGGCAGGTATCATGACAATGACCCAGAACAATAATGTGGAAGGTATGGTAAGTAAGGACGAGGAAAGTGGGGAGGCAGAGATACTAAATCAAAATCAGGAGTGTGTGGAGTTAAAGCTGCTGAATGAAGACAAGGACAATGACATAACAGAGATACTGAGTAAGGATCAGGTCAGAGAAGAGACAGACTTACTAGGCTGTGACATGGAGAGTCAGTTGCTGAGTAAGCAGCAGCAAGGTGAGAAGGCCAAGATACTGAATCAATGCCAGAAGGGTGAGGAGGCACAGTTATTGTACGACGATCAGTATAATAAGGAGACAATGGTGCTGGGTAAATACAATGAGACTGTGACAGCCCATATGAAAATAACAAAGGATGGTAATAAAGCAGAGATGCTAAGTAAAGACCAGACTGGTGAGGAGGCAGAGCTACTAAATCAGAATAAGCAAAATGTGGAGGCACATATACTGAATGAAGGCCAGAACGGTAATGACCTGGAGAACCTGGGTCAGGATAGAAAAAAGACAGATTTGCTGAACAAACACATAGAGAATGAGCTACAG
This genomic stretch from Brienomyrus brachyistius isolate T26 chromosome 6, BBRACH_0.4, whole genome shotgun sequence harbors:
- the LOC125744541 gene encoding uncharacterized protein LOC125744541 isoform X8, which gives rise to MSGKKSGKARRMGSTRKDLRGLGSQMRDKEADVFATLSEESRTMEHESATTGGEPKPIEEGSRPMGEESWTTGGESKCTEDSMAVGVASWSMERNSGTTEEKREVDYKPEESSLSEKTASLLALAPSHDPYSADSPHLESHKMEKKKRMGSTRRKLPTDLEEQRREGWDGAEQEEWQGAAKHAVDKQAGSKTAQPLGELHTEPQKASECLEGREESTITGTQHAIHILEVSTIENKSADSQLFPQSMYSEEAQKNKQLHLTNESNFIMNLDQSEGRLTDEDTSDRDLLLRELQSTDSGQLGHADVALQLPKSEKNTEPEDNKHEMTHFEHKKRKMGSTRKGGRGLQIKSDREQEIDILPEEMLRSSGDLVDVCVLQGKESQEKSRLDVIQYVSKEHVTKEGLLDMEENEEAEALTRTDRDKEQEKHKITKETNEKHTISGFLGTDMVEKGETQEATVTDIVEDILVDMEGRERDRSRGTGIAEENMKPEVRETAIRAPGLGGTGMVDRETEETTGTRILEFNETHRLRETHVLEDNVAQENRGTDGGQRDEAEKESVADVVLEVNVMKYEGASNEKESTKEEEGDGAEAKKTGKNWRQTQLMQIDLNMLESFSSEKYEQEVTEREKNSPLENPSVESSLFHDESKTFIPEEQVKFTPFEDLLEPCENSQFYKSSHMEAPSTEDENKQNVIVPQEWENLGKNIKTESTHGNARKNKMENRSTGAGDDQSVLEEIRAEKVDVKLEREEKGQEESWAITEELNTILRDTGVLKELDIQEGDKSVAEQKQTPLVVEEVKGEPEVDMVGGIKENKWKLAEKGDIKMKGTNIAMEESVAVSQEFSKTETTDRKKDDSSYIYDPFHNVSVDPIVTERTAANTLSLEMNQKSDESFQKESTHMQKRKKMGSSRKGGRGLHKETETSKGFSKIDGLEISVQQEEREEEKATLVKQNVINVVMEMTKEETKISMAEVTSKSKEKVKITNDNSGAEDFESQQSVTEDPTATEQFATNVVKGFEQHEDYSDRASSRSEKRRKMGTSHRRGRERLKEKEIQEMAETEEETMATDNKESATDEVMKSVQNEERECGNEKVERKSGSGSGSDKSLTSVGVIPNLQRPENSAITTQQECSESQDTFLPAARRKMGSRRQGQDNLRKRDVGLEWSEGCTAEAHINTAALLQRIQEIFHQPDVEEKGCITWGNVQGLSHELGLSIEELHQVFQQLDGDQDGRVTHQDLTESLESCKQEQYFQFKREYSGTHSLGTSGVHGKADFGVKPSINENLLTGSGLAQADPHLREGQALWEKKGTQARSEDTGSISKTQESEEAGEKEEEKDEAGSKEQEREEAGEKDEEKDEAGSKEQEREEAEEKDVETDEAGSKEQEREEAEEKEEEKDEAGSKEQEREEAEEKDEEKDEAGSKEQEREEAEEKDVETDEAGSKEQEREEAEEKDVETDEAGSKEQEREEAEEKEEEKDEAGSKEQEREEAEEKDEEKDEAGSKEQEREEAEEKDVEKDEAGSKEQEREEAEEKDEEKDEAGSKKQEREEAEGKEEEKDEAGSKEQEREEAEEKEEEKDEAGSKEQEREEAGEKDVETDEAGSKEQEREEAGEKDEEKDEAGSKKQEREEAESWNKKNESQNTESKSEDYKAEKEELLSTGHEPEDTHLMNEEGELLNKDQERNYTQFLNQEQQNEGSKELDEVSDEAEGLRQCQGSKEAEIMNEDQDSGKAGLLHKDRDIKKAELANKNEDNDHIKVLNEKEENIMVELLIKNQGCKQEELLSMEEKGVEAEFLSEELNNKEQGNQDTYCEEVEPLNEHRESVVKDSPNQNQDMRMTINLSGEMTHEKEIVMSVKQLVDNESSIQEESKQNGMDAELLSKDQQQRTAELLSMYQESGEAKTMCKDQGKEEREILSRYHGAVQAGIMTMTQNNNVEGMVSKDEESGEAEILNQNQECVELKLLNEDKDNDITEILSKDQVREETDLLGCDMESQLLSKQQQGEKAKILNQCQKGEEAQLLYDDQYNKETMVLGKYNETVTAHMKITKDGNKAEMLSKDQTGEEAELLNQNKQNVEAHILNEGQNGNDLENLGQDRKKTDLLNKHIENELQVMHKDSEEAEILNKCQDRDEAVIISLVQEGEEAEILDKDQDNGELEDQEIEETERLQDEDNEEAEILDQENKEGHVTHKDQKREETALASKDIESEEAEILNGNQEYKEVESLNEDQDNEKADILKKHREGGEFEPLNTDEDREETEIEERYLQSEEAMIMQEDQEYSEVENLNMDQDSEEVETLEKKLEREKVETLNEEQETMKAETLIQGQQSEETAILIQDQESKEAEVMNTDQDSAEVHLLNKDWNSNEVQIQSNNKEGEEAEILSCHQEGEDMEVLNKEQDGEEIMVPDRDLETEEASQVQDFVQTELLNMGQMIEKVEIINQDQEGKEAEMQDQDQDSEESEIWDKGPESEETDRLNQDEEHVEVQLLKKDQDNEEVEFLDQKNKEAEIHEDQVREETDLVSIDMETEVQFRVKESERAEILNDNQECVEVELLNKDQDNEKADTLDMKLDSEEAEITNQDQESVEVYIQHEDQNSSDAENLSKYLEREEADITPKDKQREETDLLSADTLSEETEILNKVQDNEEAETLIQGQQSEETAILIQDQESKEAEVMNTYQDSAEVYLLNKDWNSNEVQIQSNNKEGVEAEILSCHQEGEDMEVLNKEQDGEEIMVPDRDLETEEASQVQDFVQTELLNMGQMIEKVGIINQDQEGKEAEMQDQDQDSEELEIWDKGPESEETDRLNQDEEHVEVQLLKKDQDNEEVEFLDQKNKETEIHEDQVREETDLVSIDMETEVQFKVKESERAEILNDNQECVEVELLNKDQDNEKADTLDMKLDSEEAEITNQDQESVEVYIQHEDQNSSDAENLGKYLEREEADITPKDKQREETDLLSADTLSEETEILNKVQDSEEAETLIQGQQSEQTAILIQDQESKEAEVMNTDQDSAEVHLLNKDWNSNEVQIQSNNKEGEEAEILSCHQEGEDMEVLNKEQDGEEIMVPDRDLETEEASQVQDFVQTELLNMGQMIEKVGIINQDQEGMEAEMLDWDQEYVGVELPCTLQYRYKTHLRDAFDKLREVGGSENECDPDTSRAAVEDNEWIWDCELLKEQQYYSGCNEKKESWDIWDETDEAELGPTAYKERRELGSQIDNVIYWQRWSEDEFGRNNETRQILANDLYPIAEENETENNLEYNNVQITQDIAKIQEMPQAADQSNTIIHFIKDNHELKEIQENKCILSEGECAEQRNIVKLMELRGKTEDLKTFGNNKEHQDVETIEGTTGNTMENRQCPATLANAVNQKDSNDLSECFILDGEKQEANAIKQSPDSVLVRSDVLGGGNTDSTWVPEIPNNDDETICTGMAIQRDSIVREMGAMRGRQAMAETAEGLEVIQNAGFQMDGDRIQMQGSCEKDRGDVLEHLQLSMESDTKWDGGTSQGWDTIAMEMEYKEKTQRQNNYEGAGSKKLSEVITQEVIEHSGGTAGQQKGDGKNWDTFEGGLAQGDIALKHSEEESLHTDRAVEDYSNDCPHEKWDKTPVFSQYRGFEELEQKISTDEEKLLAYQGDGLERKTECLDVGPAQGTIQAKETEVGQQKDKGSDLIESEEASTGFSEDSESLIEKLKCDMNVMELLAEQGEKDNERRDEACKDNNQLLTELVEYSKRGSDMKGVDDTSRSSNKQGVSLIQHVNSEDKEKEGVKKREQGTERHRMTPEEVCGEEELRMEAIRIYEEAEQEMSGDVMAEREAAAKEQKHREDKGKEGFRAMGGGIVVTPEDNRQRAIGCLPTGSWSPPISGPDLLYNIVLVGSSSVGKTSFMKRTQSGEFTLDHCATIGLDSCIQSLLVDGRRVLLQLWDTAGQERYHSITKQILRKAQGLLLMYDITCIDSFNSVQYWMSCIQEGATDDVIIMLLGNKNDSFKREVPLHEGERLAKEYRIKFMECSVATGENVTLSMETLARMLKQQTDQKEEAPLILRKEQPKQRSGCC